Within Schaalia sp. HMT-172, the genomic segment CATAAGGCGCCGCGAGGAATCCTCCACCAGGGCCTCGTACTGCCACAGGGCCAAGCGGTCCGCGAGATGGGAGTTGGCGCGCAGGAGCGAGCGCGAGGTGGCCGTGTCAATGGCACCGGATTCGACCAGGTCGTGCCACTTACCAAACACGTCCAGGTCCCGCTGGGAGAACGCCGGTTCGTCAGGATCGGGGGCCTGGAATCCCAGGGCGATCCAGAACTGCATGACGCGTTCGATCGGAGTGTCTGTGGCCTGCGAGAGGTCGCGGGCAGAGTACGTGAGATGACCACCGAGCAGCCGAGGAACGTAGCTGGTTGCAGTGAGGTCATCGGGAGCGCCATGGGACGACGCCGCACGCTCATCCATCGCGAATCCCTCCTCGTGTCGGGCTGACTCAACACCACATCAGCAACTGATCGGTATACTAGATCACTTTTTAAGGTCACACCGAAATATGGCCTCACACACTGACAATTGTAGTAGGCTGATTTGCTTTCCACCAGCGATTTGCACGTTTACCTGCGACAATCCGCTTTTTTGCACCATTTTTCAGCTTCAGTGCGCACCCAAGCGACAGTGGTCCACAATGGATGCATGCGCCTCGTCCTTGCTTCCGCTTCCCCCGCCCGCCGAGCCACGCTGAGCGCCGCGGGCATCACCCCGATAGTCCGCGTCTCCGCCGTCGACGAGGATGCTCTCCTGGCGTCCCTGCCCGGCGGGCGCGCCCTCTCCGGGGGCACAACGACCCCCGCGGACGAGGTCGGCGCCCTCGCGGCCGCCAAATGCTCCGACGTATGCGAGGCGCTCAGGCGCGGAGACGCCGAGCTTCCCGCCGGCGAGCCCGTCCTCGTCGTCGGCTGCGACTCGATGCTCGAGATCGGCGGCCAGATGCTCGGCAAGCCCCACACCCCCGAGGTGGCCCGCGAGCGCATCGCAGCCATGCGTCGCACGACCGCGACCCTGTGGACCGGCCATTCGGCGGCGATCCTGGCCCCACTGCCCTCGCCGGGGGACGCGCGCTCCTCACACGGGGAGGAACGGAGGGTCGAACGCCAGGTGACGCGCTCCGCCTCGACCCTCGTGCACTTCGGAGACATCTCAGATGCCGAGATCGAGGCCTACGTGGCGACGGGCGAACCCCTGCACGTGGCGGGTTCCTTCACGGTGGACGGCCTGGGCGGCCCCTTCATCGAGGGGGTGACGGGCGACTATCACTCGGTCGTCGGCATCTCGTTGCCGCTGCTGCGCTCCATGGCCACAGAGCTCGGGGTCTTCTGGCCGGACCTGTGGGATGCGCCGCGCCCCTGAGTTTCGGTACCA encodes:
- a CDS encoding nucleoside triphosphate pyrophosphatase, with amino-acid sequence MRLVLASASPARRATLSAAGITPIVRVSAVDEDALLASLPGGRALSGGTTTPADEVGALAAAKCSDVCEALRRGDAELPAGEPVLVVGCDSMLEIGGQMLGKPHTPEVARERIAAMRRTTATLWTGHSAAILAPLPSPGDARSSHGEERRVERQVTRSASTLVHFGDISDAEIEAYVATGEPLHVAGSFTVDGLGGPFIEGVTGDYHSVVGISLPLLRSMATELGVFWPDLWDAPRP